In Vibrio bathopelagicus, the following are encoded in one genomic region:
- the fdhF gene encoding formate dehydrogenase subunit alpha — MIQIVIDGKFRIVEQGQTVLEAAKTCGLEIPSLCGLNKTADKVPCDLCVVEVDGVGMTRSCELEVSNGLNITTQSKQLTNHRQEALNRIMTDHYADCEAPCQTACPAGVDIQSYLHHIAQNDHTKAIEVIKKTLPMPLSIGRVCPAFCETECRRNLVDDSIAIRQLKRHAADADLAAQESYTPAKKPSKGKSIAIVGSGPGGLTAGYYLSNEGYDVSVYESMPKAGGWLRYGIPEYRLPKSILDKEIELMCRNGMSVECEKKLGVDFTLSDLSNDFDAVCLAVGASQAVEMNYPGSDLGGCYLGVDYLKDYVTDKQFTTGKKVAVIGGGNTAIDCARTAVRDGADTTLIYRRTRDEMPAEDYEIEEAEHEGVKFHFLTNPAENVADENGHVSEIRLERMALGPADASGRRSPKPTGEFFVEAFDTVIAAVSQKPDLSFMDNESLEIPLTRWNTADADPQTMHTGTGNIFSIGDFRRGPATAVEAVGDGRIAAQAIDRFFNGDMNQIPAKPFNSRKQKQLKAVDPEQYKSIQRMARKIMPELTPEQREQSFDEVETGFDNADAIAEAARCLECGCQANTDCDLRDYSTEYKATQTHPEYKINVASNDSWQAIRAEEAKVGLTRQKFAVDDSSEFIIFDANRCISCGQCIQACREQNVHGVLSFMNQSDGKPASRPECRPNFGADKTLMGDSNCVQCGSCIQACPTGAMVDARDKKQGDTGALKKVDTICTYCGVGCKLTMHVDEAKNKIRYIEGGDSPVNEGMLCVKGRFGFDFVGSDARLTTPLIRKDGWLQPASWDEAIKLIADKFTAIKQGFGSNALAGFSSAKTTNEDNYAFQKFIRRELGTNNVDHCARLCHASTVTGLEASLGSGAMTNDIPSIKHSDVIFIIGSDTTSAHPIIGSHIKQAVRHGGARLIVADPKRIDIADHAELYLAHRPGTDVMLINGVMQQIIKHGWYDQEYIEDRVDGFDTLLQEVMSPSYSLDKVELVTGVKAEDIFAMARLIGTAERTAVYYSMGITQHTTGHDNVRSIANLQLLCGNIGIEGGGINPLRGQSNVQGACDMGALPNNLPGYQKVYNPMVRQKFAMEWGVSDLPAETGLTLTEIIDAACHRDVRGLYVMGENPVLSDPNQAHVIEGLEALDFLVVQDIFLTETAQYADVVLPSCSFAEKSGHFTNTERRVQRINPAVNPPGEAKEDWVIIQMLANAMGGGWGYSTVADITNEIARVTPQYGGLRWENITVNGVQWPSNKNNPDGTRIMHQTQFTRGRGQMEAIPFRYAAELPDSEYPLVLTTGRVLEQFHTGTMTRKTKGLDNLAGPRAMVSVHDAEALGISNGQMLKVSTRRGEIEIAAFVTKRMQKGVVFIPFHFVESPVNRLTTTATDPHAKIPEFKVAAVRIDPIRKRETQATEA; from the coding sequence ATGATTCAAATCGTCATTGATGGAAAATTTCGAATCGTTGAACAAGGGCAAACCGTTCTTGAGGCAGCAAAAACATGTGGTTTAGAGATTCCATCGTTATGTGGTTTGAACAAAACAGCGGATAAAGTACCGTGTGACCTGTGTGTGGTTGAAGTGGATGGTGTGGGGATGACACGCTCTTGTGAACTAGAGGTGTCGAATGGATTGAACATCACTACTCAGTCAAAACAGCTAACGAATCATCGACAAGAAGCGTTGAATCGCATAATGACTGACCATTATGCTGACTGTGAGGCACCATGCCAAACCGCTTGCCCGGCGGGAGTAGATATCCAGTCTTACCTACATCACATTGCGCAAAATGATCATACCAAAGCTATTGAAGTGATTAAGAAAACACTGCCAATGCCGCTATCGATTGGTCGTGTATGTCCTGCTTTCTGTGAAACGGAATGTCGTCGAAACTTAGTCGATGATTCTATTGCGATTCGCCAACTCAAGCGACACGCAGCCGATGCCGATTTGGCTGCTCAAGAAAGCTACACGCCAGCGAAGAAACCCAGCAAAGGCAAGAGCATTGCGATTGTCGGTAGTGGCCCTGGAGGCCTTACGGCAGGCTATTACCTATCTAATGAAGGTTATGATGTCAGTGTTTATGAGTCGATGCCTAAAGCTGGTGGTTGGTTGCGTTATGGGATTCCTGAATATCGCTTACCGAAGTCGATTTTGGATAAAGAAATCGAGCTGATGTGTCGTAACGGGATGTCGGTAGAGTGTGAAAAAAAACTTGGTGTTGATTTTACACTGTCTGATTTGAGTAACGATTTTGATGCTGTTTGTTTAGCGGTTGGTGCATCGCAAGCGGTTGAAATGAACTATCCGGGTAGCGACCTTGGCGGTTGCTATTTGGGTGTCGATTACCTGAAAGATTATGTCACCGACAAACAGTTCACTACGGGCAAAAAAGTGGCGGTTATTGGCGGTGGTAATACGGCGATTGACTGTGCTCGAACCGCAGTGCGTGACGGTGCGGACACCACGCTGATTTATCGTCGCACGCGAGATGAGATGCCGGCGGAAGACTACGAAATCGAAGAAGCTGAACACGAAGGCGTCAAATTCCATTTCTTGACTAACCCTGCTGAAAATGTTGCTGATGAGAATGGTCATGTATCGGAAATTCGATTGGAGCGTATGGCACTTGGCCCTGCAGATGCATCGGGTCGTCGTAGTCCGAAACCTACGGGTGAGTTTTTTGTTGAGGCTTTCGATACCGTGATTGCTGCCGTGTCACAAAAGCCTGATCTTAGCTTTATGGACAATGAATCGCTAGAAATCCCGTTAACGCGTTGGAATACGGCTGATGCTGATCCACAAACCATGCACACGGGAACAGGTAATATCTTCAGTATTGGCGATTTTCGACGTGGCCCAGCAACCGCTGTCGAAGCGGTGGGGGATGGCCGAATTGCTGCGCAAGCGATCGACCGATTCTTTAATGGTGACATGAATCAGATCCCTGCTAAGCCTTTCAATTCAAGAAAGCAAAAGCAGCTAAAAGCTGTTGACCCAGAGCAATATAAATCGATACAGCGAATGGCTCGTAAGATCATGCCAGAGCTCACCCCAGAGCAGCGCGAGCAAAGTTTTGACGAAGTAGAAACTGGCTTTGATAATGCCGATGCGATAGCTGAAGCGGCAAGATGTTTAGAGTGTGGCTGCCAAGCTAATACCGATTGCGACCTGCGAGATTATTCGACTGAATACAAGGCAACGCAAACGCATCCAGAATACAAAATCAATGTGGCTTCTAACGACAGCTGGCAAGCGATTCGCGCTGAAGAAGCTAAGGTCGGTTTAACCAGACAAAAATTCGCGGTTGATGACAGTTCTGAATTCATCATTTTTGATGCCAATCGTTGCATCAGTTGCGGTCAGTGTATCCAAGCGTGTCGCGAACAGAATGTACATGGCGTTTTAAGCTTCATGAATCAGTCTGATGGTAAGCCTGCGTCAAGACCTGAATGTCGTCCTAACTTTGGCGCCGACAAAACCTTAATGGGCGATTCTAACTGTGTTCAATGTGGATCTTGTATTCAGGCATGTCCAACGGGCGCGATGGTGGATGCGAGAGACAAAAAGCAAGGCGACACAGGCGCACTCAAGAAAGTCGACACCATCTGCACCTATTGTGGTGTGGGTTGCAAGCTCACTATGCACGTTGATGAAGCTAAGAACAAGATCCGCTACATCGAGGGTGGTGATTCTCCGGTCAATGAAGGGATGTTGTGTGTGAAAGGGCGATTTGGCTTCGATTTTGTCGGCAGCGATGCGCGTCTGACCACGCCATTAATCCGCAAAGATGGCTGGCTACAACCCGCAAGTTGGGATGAAGCGATTAAATTGATCGCTGATAAATTTACTGCGATTAAACAAGGCTTTGGTAGTAATGCTCTAGCGGGTTTTTCATCGGCTAAAACCACCAACGAAGATAACTATGCGTTCCAAAAATTCATCCGCCGTGAGCTTGGAACCAACAACGTCGACCATTGTGCTCGCCTTTGCCACGCTTCAACCGTAACGGGTTTAGAGGCCTCTCTGGGCAGTGGAGCGATGACCAATGATATTCCAAGTATCAAGCACTCAGATGTGATCTTTATTATTGGATCAGACACCACTTCGGCGCACCCAATTATTGGTTCGCATATCAAGCAAGCGGTGAGACATGGTGGAGCGCGATTGATCGTTGCCGATCCAAAACGAATCGATATTGCAGACCATGCTGAACTTTACTTAGCGCACCGACCGGGTACCGATGTGATGCTGATTAATGGTGTGATGCAGCAGATCATCAAACACGGTTGGTATGACCAAGAGTATATCGAAGATCGCGTTGATGGTTTTGATACCTTGCTGCAAGAGGTCATGTCACCAAGCTATTCCTTAGACAAAGTGGAACTAGTGACAGGTGTGAAAGCGGAAGACATCTTCGCGATGGCGCGTTTGATTGGCACCGCAGAACGCACGGCGGTGTATTACTCAATGGGTATTACGCAACACACCACAGGGCACGATAACGTTCGCTCGATTGCTAACCTGCAACTCTTGTGTGGCAACATCGGTATTGAAGGTGGTGGTATCAACCCTTTACGTGGTCAATCCAATGTTCAGGGCGCATGTGACATGGGCGCGTTGCCAAACAATCTACCGGGTTATCAGAAAGTGTATAATCCAATGGTTCGTCAAAAATTTGCGATGGAGTGGGGCGTTTCCGATTTGCCTGCTGAAACGGGTTTAACGCTCACAGAGATTATCGATGCGGCGTGTCACCGTGACGTACGTGGTTTATACGTGATGGGCGAAAACCCAGTGCTCAGTGATCCAAACCAAGCGCACGTAATTGAAGGACTTGAAGCGCTGGATTTCCTTGTTGTTCAAGACATCTTCTTAACCGAAACGGCGCAGTATGCAGATGTGGTTCTGCCATCTTGCTCGTTTGCTGAAAAGTCTGGTCACTTTACTAACACCGAGCGTCGTGTTCAGCGTATTAATCCTGCGGTTAACCCTCCAGGTGAAGCGAAAGAGGATTGGGTGATTATTCAGATGCTAGCCAACGCAATGGGCGGCGGTTGGGGCTATAGCACCGTTGCCGATATTACCAATGAGATAGCAAGAGTAACACCGCAATATGGTGGCTTACGTTGGGAGAATATTACAGTGAATGGTGTCCAGTGGCCGAGCAATAAGAACAACCCTGACGGAACTCGCATCATGCACCAAACTCAATTCACTCGAGGGCGTGGTCAGATGGAAGCAATTCCGTTTCGATACGCGGCAGAGCTGCCAGATTCAGAATACCCATTAGTGCTAACGACGGGTCGTGTGCTGGAGCAGTTCCATACGGGTACCATGACTCGCAAGACAAAAGGGTTAGATAACTTAGCCGGGCCGCGAGCAATGGTCAGTGTTCATGATGCTGAAGCGTTAGGGATCTCGAATGGACAGATGTTAAAAGTATCGACCCGTCGTGGTGAAATTGAAATAGCTGCTTTTGTTACTAAACGAATGCAAAAGGGCGTGGTGTTTATTCCATTTCATTTCGTGGAATCTCCGGTAAACCGCTTGACGACGACAGCAACGGATCCGCATGCCAAGATCCCAGAATTTAAGGTAGCGGCTGTACGTATTGACCCAATCCGCAAGCGTGAAACTCAAGCAACTGAGGCCTAG